From the Thermodesulfovibrionales bacterium genome, the window AATTGCAAACTACAGTACCATATTTGAAAATTTTTGGCAAGAAAGCGTTTTGCCCATCTGATCAACAGGGGTAGTGAGGGATTGCCATGACTTGAGACTTGTTGTGTTTGATGTGAGTCCGCTGAGATTGAAGTGAATGCGGGTAGGAGGACGTCACTATAGGAATCAACAGGTTGAAATTTCATCGTCAACTATCTAGAATATAAACCACCTGATATGAACTCAAGAACTAAAGTGGATGTAATGAGAGAGTTCTTCTTGTCTATAATCATTTCTAGCATGGGGCTCATGGTGATTGGGAACGCTCATGCTGCGGATCAGGACGCGGCGGAGACTCCACGCGTAGGTGAACAGCAAATAGGAGACGTACAGAAAACAGATGGACCCGATAAAACTCAAGAAGAATATCTTTCCCGATTAAAGAAGATTAATGCGGTCCTGCGGAATAAACATTCTGCATTTGGAAAGAACTACCGCCTTACGAGAGCGAATCGGGAAAGGATGAACTCTGATTTGGAGTGGGGGTATGGAGAGCTGTCCAGCGCGATGATCAAGAGCCTTCAGGATCTCGAAGACGAAAAAGTAAGGTTAGAGGCTGCGATAAATGGGTTGAACAAGGAGAAAGCCGACCTGAGAGCGGATGTGCTTTCCTTTTATGAGGGAAAGGTCCCTAAGTGGTTGACCGAGCGATGGGATAAAGAGGAAAAGGCATATCGAGATTACGTCGAGAGAATTTATTTAAAAGTTCAGTGGTCTTGGGAAAGTAAGAGCTGGGTAGGAGACAAAAGGGTGTTTAGAGATTATATGGAGGAATATTACCGGTTGCACCCGCAATAACCGAGAAAGATAATCGTGACTGCCTCCTGCAGCTTTCTTATGGATCGAATTCATTACCCGTCAATTCCACTCTTATCAGGACAATCCATGCAATGACTGACGTCTCGACCTGCCGGTGATTGCCTTCGGCATTTTTGTCTAATGAGATAAAATTTTGAGGAAGTAAGTTCGTAGTGCTGTTGAGGGCACTTCTATCGAAGAGGAGAGGTCGATAACACCATTGGCAATGTATTACAACTATCACTGTTTCCCAGTTCGCACGCCCTCCGGTAATCCGCTTCAGCCTGCACCCTCCTGCCGGTTCTGAGGTACATATTGGCACGGTTAAAATATGCGCTATCATTATTAGGATCCAGGCGGATTGCTGCAGTAAAATCTTCAATAGCCCTGTCGTACCGGTCAATGAAGGAATAGTTTAACCCTCGGTTATTGTAAGCTATTGCGTAATCCGGGTTTATTTCAACGCAGCGACTGAAGGACTCTATCGCCTTATCATACATTCCTCCATCGCTGTAAAGGACGCCTATATTATTATAGGCCCTGTATTCATTCGGATTTAATGCTATCGCTTTCTGAAAATCTTCGATTGCCCTAGGAAGGTTGCCAATTTTGCTGTATGTCAGACCGCGGTTAAAATAAGCCTCATAAGCGTTTGGATGCAACATGATCGCTTTGTTATAGCTTTCAATTGCACTATCTAATCGGCCCAATTTGTCAAATATCGAGCCACGGTTTAGGTATGCCAAATAATCGCCCTGATCTAAGGAAAGCGCCTTGTCGAAGTTCTCCATTGCCTTGTCGTACTGACCCATTTTCTGATAAACCGAGCCAAGGTTCGTGTAAGCGATGGAAACCTGCCCGGGTTCCTTCTCGATAACATAGCTCCACAGGGAAAGGCCGTTTTTCCAGATCTTTATTTGGCTAATCGTTGTGTACGACAAGCCTACGCATGTCGCCATCGCCCCAGCGAGAAAGAGAGCCGAAGCGATGAACCTCCACCGTTTTTGGCTTATGATTTTCTCCCAGAGCCATGATGTTCCCAAGGCGATGATAAGAAAGGGCGCAAGACCGGGTAAGTAGGTATATCTGTCTGCCATTGATTGACTTCCCACCTGCACAATGCCGATCACGGGGAGCAAGGTAGCAACATAATAGCCCCAGGCCGTCAACCACAACCTGTTTCTCCCCGCAACTAAAACACAACATACTGTTATTCCGATCACGAGAGCCACAGCAAGAACAAATTCCGGAGATGCAAGTGATATGTTTTTCGGATAGGGATAATAGGGAATAAAATTCCGAGGCGCCACCATCTTCCACAGATAAGTGATGAGAGATCGTGCGACTACAAGCAACCTTTCTGATAAGGGTACGTACTCCACCGAAACTATAGCACCTCCGCTTTTTTGTGCAAGAATAGTCAGTACCGATGAGATGAGGCTTAACGCAATAAAGGGAAGTTTTTCTACAAGCGCTGCGTAGAGTGCTTTAAGTGACAGGATTCTTCTTAAAGGATACCAGTCCAGGATTAACAGAACAACAGGAAGGCTGACCGCCATCGGTTTACTTAATAACGAGAGGACAAAAAAACCAAGAGTAAGCTGATATTCCTTGAAGAAGAACCGCATCCACTTTTTTTGAGCTATGTCTTCGCCGACACGGTTTACATATCGTGTATACATTGTGATGCTGAGGAGGAAGAACAGCGCACACAGAAGGTCTTTTCTCTCCGCGATCCATGCCACCGATTCCACATGCGCGGGATGAAGACCGAACAACAAACCCGTAACTCCCCCCGTTACGAGAATCGCACGGCCACTTAGCAGTGATGTTACTCGACTCCCTTGGTCTGTCTCCTTCAGGATGCGTTGAAGCCTCACTACGAGACACACCACGATAAAGGTGTTGGCAGCATGAAGAATATTGTTCGTGAGATGATAGCCCAAAGGATTCAATCCCCAAAGGGAATAATCAAGGGCATAGGATATCCATGTAAGGGGAAACCAGTTGCTTGCATAGAAATCAAGGGATGCCCACTTGAGAAAAGCCATAGTGAATGAATGAATATGAAAATTATTCAGGACATATTCACCGTCGTCCCATTCTGCTATGAAACTATTCTGAAGGGAAGCGAGATAGGCTCCAAACGTGATAAGGGCAGCCAAACCAGCGAGGCAGTATTCAGAGGTATGTGGTTTTCTCATAAAAAATCTGAAACTCATTCATGGTTCACATGGAATGAATAAGAACCCTTAACACTTGAAATGCCCTTACCTTCAACAGGCTCAGGCAGCTCAGCGCAAGCCAAGACTCGAACCGAAGCCGGAACTAAAGGCCAACAATGTCCTCTTTTTTTCGGATACAATATCCGTCTTCATCAATCACAAGATAAAAAAACCAAATCCGTGCACCCAGTCATTTTATCATGGCAGGGAACTTTGTGACACAAGCAACCAAAATAGGAGTGCCGGAAATCTGCTTCCTGCGCATGAGAATGCCCTTTAACTTGCCGAGATCCATCTTCGCTGAGCTTGTCATTGAGCAGGTACCAGTGGCATAATAGACGAAAAGCATAGACAATGCGGTGGAGATACGTCCAATGCGTTACAAGGTGTGCGGCGTGCATTCCTTGTCCTGATTGATCCCATTTTTTTTCAGGCGCTGCAGCATTGATGTTCGAAAGAATTGATGAAACAGTCTGATCGGGACTATGCATGGGTTGCCGCCGAAAGGTCCTTGAGGCATATATTAATGACTCCGGAGTCGATCAATCCAGCTTCTCTTAAGAATGAAGCCTTAGCCCTTCTAAACGGTAAGGTACAAGGGGCTGCAGGGAGGTTCTCGGCGATAGAGGCGCCCGCAGAAGAGGGAATCCTGTGATCAACACGGGGCCGGGAGCGTGAAAGTGCATTTCGAATCGAATGGAGCTGGGGCCCGCTTTCTTGGATGGAAGACTGCTCATCTTTTTCTTATCGTCATCCTTGGCTTCATTGCATATTCAAACAGCCTGCATTCGCCCTTCGTCTTTGACGACGAACCAAGCATACTAGAGAACCCTGTCATAAAAGACATGAACAATTTTTTTCTCAACACGACCGGATACGAGTATAACCCAAGGAGATTTATCGGCTACCTGACAATAGCCATGAATTATGCGTTTGGGGGTCTCGACGTAACAGGCTATCATGTCTTCAACCTCGCGGTCCACATCGCCAATGCCCTATTGGTCTATGCGCTTATTGTACTGACCTTTAGAACCCCATACATGAGGAACTCTTCCCTCTCCCAGTCATGGCGGCCGATCGCTTTTTTCTCCGCAGCCCTCTTCGCGGTCCATCCCGTCCAGACCGAAGCGGTAACCTTCATAGTACAGAGGTTCACTTCCCTCGCGACGATGTTTTACCTCATGTCGCTCTGTCTATACGTGAAGTGGAGGCTTATGGGGAATTCTGAGAAGCCATCGGGTGGGAAGGCCCTCTTTTGGTATTTTCTCTCGTTGGCTGCAGTCGTCTTTGCAATGAAGACAAAAGAGAATGCCTTTACCCTTCCGGTCATGGTAGTACTCTATGAAGTCTTCTTCTTCAGATTGCCGATGCGCGAGAGGCTGCCTTTTCTTGCGCCGATTGTCGCAACGCTCCTCATCATCCCCCAAAGCATGTTAAACGTTGGTAAACCTCTGGGGGAAGTCCTCTCCGATGTGAGTGAGGCCACAAAAATCCAGACGGATGTGACGAGATGGGATTACCTGATGACCCAATTCCGTGTCATTGTCACCTATGTAAGGCTGCTCTTCTTCCCGGTCAACCAAAACCTTGATTACGACTATCCGATTTACCGTTCCCTTTTCACCCCTCCCGTCCTACTCTCTTTTTTGTTCCTGCTTTCGTTATTTGCCCTTGGCGTATATTTCTTCCGCCGTTCGGCACGGGATGTGTCGGAAGGCGGATTCGGATTGCGGTTGGTCTCGCTTGGGATCATATGGTTCTTCATTACGCTGTCTGTAGAGTCAAGTATTATCCCCATTGCTGACGTAATATTTGAACATAGGGTATATCTGCCCTCTGTCGGCCTATTAAGTGCCTGTGTTACAGCGGTGGTGGCCTTTGGGGACGGACTGAAGAGCAGGAGTGCATTTATCATCAAGACGATTACCCCATTGCTTGCCATCGTAGTGTTCCTTTTTGGACTGGCAACATTTTCGAGGAATATGGTGTGGAATGATGCCCGGACTCTCTGGATGGACGCTGTGAAAAAAAGCCCTGCAAAGGCTCGAGCCGTCTATAACCTTGGTCAGGTTTACGATGTCAGGGGGGCTCTCGAAGAAGCGGCTGGTCTCTACCGGACTGCAATCAGACTTGACCCTAATCTCTCCCACCCATACAATAATTTGGGGACCATATACGAGAAATGGGGACGTATTGACGAGGCGATCCGGTTGTACAAAGAAGCTATTGTGCTTTATCCCGAAGATGAAGATGTCGTTGCGCGCGCAAACCTCGGTGCGGCATACGCTAAGCAGGGCCGGTTTGCAGAGGCCGTTTCGGTGTTGATGAGAGCTATTCAAATCAAGCCTGATTATGCCATAGCCCATAACAATCTCGGTAATGTTTACTCTGAACGCGGTTATCTTGATAACGCAGTGCATGAGTACCGGGCAGCCATTGCAGCCAAGGGTGATTTTGCCGCGGCACATATCAATCTGGGGCTGGTGTACGCAAAGCAGGGCTTCCTGGATAAAGCTGCCGAGGAATTCAGGTTGGCGATACGCTTTGAGCCGAGGAGTTTTGAGGCCTTCAATAACCTGGGAATGGTGTATATGAAGCAGAGCAATCCCGATGGGGCTTTGCGAGAATTCCGACGGGCCTTAGAGCTTCAGCCCGGCAACCCTGAGATACATGCGAACATCGGCAGGGTTTACATGAACACGGGGAATTTTGAGGAAGCCCTCAGAGAGTTCCAGATAGCACTGAACATCGCTCCTGATCTTCACGAGGCCCGTTATTATCTTGAGCTTACCCAAAAGAGACTTCTGGAGAGCGCCCATCGAAAATAAGGAACATGTAATGCCGTTATGGGTGAGAGTCCTCATCGCATTATGCCTGCCGTTGTTGTTCTGTGACACCGGGCATGCCCAGGAATATAGGTGGAACTTCAATGAGGCCGGGAGTTCGCTTCACTGGAAGGCAATTCACGCCTCTGTGGAGCAAGGGAGTTCCGGAGTCGTTATTACGCGTGGCGATGATACCTTCTGGTTTGTATCTCCACCGAATCTCAATATCCCTCCGAGGGTCACATACGTGGAGTTCAGGCTCAAGGCTCCCGCAACATATCTTTTGGGGTACCTCGTCATGAAGACCGTTAATAACCAGACATGGCAGGAGGAATTTCAGCTTGGGCTCCCCGATAGGTTTAATGTCTACCGCGTCAATATGCGGGAGGGAGATGTCGGGAATTCTCCCA encodes:
- a CDS encoding tetratricopeptide repeat protein, producing MSFRFFMRKPHTSEYCLAGLAALITFGAYLASLQNSFIAEWDDGEYVLNNFHIHSFTMAFLKWASLDFYASNWFPLTWISYALDYSLWGLNPLGYHLTNNILHAANTFIVVCLVVRLQRILKETDQGSRVTSLLSGRAILVTGGVTGLLFGLHPAHVESVAWIAERKDLLCALFFLLSITMYTRYVNRVGEDIAQKKWMRFFFKEYQLTLGFFVLSLLSKPMAVSLPVVLLILDWYPLRRILSLKALYAALVEKLPFIALSLISSVLTILAQKSGGAIVSVEYVPLSERLLVVARSLITYLWKMVAPRNFIPYYPYPKNISLASPEFVLAVALVIGITVCCVLVAGRNRLWLTAWGYYVATLLPVIGIVQVGSQSMADRYTYLPGLAPFLIIALGTSWLWEKIISQKRWRFIASALFLAGAMATCVGLSYTTISQIKIWKNGLSLWSYVIEKEPGQVSIAYTNLGSVYQKMGQYDKAMENFDKALSLDQGDYLAYLNRGSIFDKLGRLDSAIESYNKAIMLHPNAYEAYFNRGLTYSKIGNLPRAIEDFQKAIALNPNEYRAYNNIGVLYSDGGMYDKAIESFSRCVEINPDYAIAYNNRGLNYSFIDRYDRAIEDFTAAIRLDPNNDSAYFNRANMYLRTGRRVQAEADYRRACELGNSDSCNTLPMVLSTSPLR
- a CDS encoding tetratricopeptide repeat protein, with protein sequence MHFESNGAGARFLGWKTAHLFLIVILGFIAYSNSLHSPFVFDDEPSILENPVIKDMNNFFLNTTGYEYNPRRFIGYLTIAMNYAFGGLDVTGYHVFNLAVHIANALLVYALIVLTFRTPYMRNSSLSQSWRPIAFFSAALFAVHPVQTEAVTFIVQRFTSLATMFYLMSLCLYVKWRLMGNSEKPSGGKALFWYFLSLAAVVFAMKTKENAFTLPVMVVLYEVFFFRLPMRERLPFLAPIVATLLIIPQSMLNVGKPLGEVLSDVSEATKIQTDVTRWDYLMTQFRVIVTYVRLLFFPVNQNLDYDYPIYRSLFTPPVLLSFLFLLSLFALGVYFFRRSARDVSEGGFGLRLVSLGIIWFFITLSVESSIIPIADVIFEHRVYLPSVGLLSACVTAVVAFGDGLKSRSAFIIKTITPLLAIVVFLFGLATFSRNMVWNDARTLWMDAVKKSPAKARAVYNLGQVYDVRGALEEAAGLYRTAIRLDPNLSHPYNNLGTIYEKWGRIDEAIRLYKEAIVLYPEDEDVVARANLGAAYAKQGRFAEAVSVLMRAIQIKPDYAIAHNNLGNVYSERGYLDNAVHEYRAAIAAKGDFAAAHINLGLVYAKQGFLDKAAEEFRLAIRFEPRSFEAFNNLGMVYMKQSNPDGALREFRRALELQPGNPEIHANIGRVYMNTGNFEEALREFQIALNIAPDLHEARYYLELTQKRLLESAHRK